The Psychrobacillus sp. FSL K6-2836 nucleotide sequence CTCACGCCACTGTGCCAATAGCTGTGATTTTGGCAAAATGCTTAGTAAATTTTGATGCCATAAACGCAAACAAATCACCTCCCGTTCAATCTGTTGTGGCAATGAACACAAAAAAATTCACTTTTTTGTTCGTAAAAGCAGTCGTCTTGATTTAAGTCAATGAACCATTTTAATCTTCCTATTACAATAAAATAAAAACAATAAAAGGAGGTTGTTTATTATTAGCTTACAAAAGAACGTTACAAATTTGAGGAAAGCTGCTATTACTTCCGGTATATCGCTTATCATTATGGCCATTGCTGCAGGCTTTTCTTATGGTTATATCCATGGTAGCCTTGTCGTACCTGGCGATATAAGCACGACTTATCATAATATCGCATCATCCATAATGCTTTTCAAGGCTGAAATAATAGGTTGGGTTGTTGTTTTACTCCTCGACGTAATTGTCGCCTGGTCATTTTATATCTTTCTAAAGCCGGTTAATCAGGAGTTAGCTATGCTTGCTTCATGGCTTCGTCTTACTTATGCAGCGATACTGGGAATTGCCATTTTAAATTTGGTATTTGTATTACTGGTCTCAAATAATGCATCAGTAACGGATCATCTTCAAGCAAATGTTACTTTATACTTGGAGGCATTTGAAATGATTTGGTCTATTGGCTTAATTGTTTTTGGTGTCCATCTACTAGTAGTAGGATGGATTGGCTTCCAATCAAATAGCATTCCTAAAATTATTTCTATCCTGTTAGTACTTGGTGCAATAGGCTATATTGGTATTCACCTGAGTAAAACCTTACTTATCGAACAAAATATAACTACAACACTTGAACTTGTTTTTTATATACCGATGATTGCAGGGGAGTTAGGTTTTGGATTATGGCTGCTATTCAAAGGAGGAAAAGTCACTATCAACCCATGACATGCGCTTTAAGTGTTATCTATTTTTAAACGTTTCTTTATCCTACTTAATGACTCTGGAGTAATTCCAAGATAGCTTGCCAATTGATGTTGCGGTACACGATCAACTAGTTGAGGTCGTTTCATTAATAATGTCTTAAAACGCTCTTCAGGTGTAGAGGAGATAAAGGTAGCAAATTCCTCTTGTACTTTCCCAAAGTTTTCCTCTATCATCTTTCGGGTCATTATTTCCAACTGAGTATATTTGGTATACATGTCCTGTTCAATAGCTAAGTCACCAACAACCAATACTGAATCCTCTAGACACACAAAAGTGTATTCAGATGATTTATCAAGTTTATGATTATTGAAAACCGCAATTGCCTGTTCTTCCGTGTAAAAATTGGACGTTACTTCTTTTCCCTTTTCATCTATTGAATATTGTCTTATGCATCCCTTTAACACAAAATAGCATTTAGTGGGAACATCTCCTTGTCTAAGAAGGATTGTTCCCTTTTTAAATTCCTCTATTTTTATTTCTTCAGCGATGGTTTGTTGTTGTTCTTTGGTAAGAGAAGTGAATTTAGACATGTACTTAAACAATATACTTTTCATTTTGCTCTCCTTTTATCCAAACGCTTTTTATCTATAATACTACAAATATGAATGGAGGTTTATGTTCGTTCTATTAGTTAAATTTATCCCCTAAATATGACTAATAAAATAACATCCGTGCAAACTAAGTAGTAGTTTTTAGCTTTTGTGAGAAAAGGATGTGTCATATGGATTTTTTTCAAAGCCAGGAAACACTCACTACAATTGAGTGGATTCTACGGGCTGTTGTTGCATTTTTCTTTTTAGTCGTTGTAGCTAAGGTTATGGGACAGCGTGCCATCTCCCAACTAAGACTTCTAGATTTTGTGATAGCTTTAGTCATTGGTAATATTATTGCACACCCATTGTCTGATGAGAGGCTGGGGCTAAAAGGGTCCGTTGTTACCACAATTGTATTGGTTTCCCTATATCTTTGCGGTATTTTTTTAATTCTAAAATGGCCATGGTTTAGAAAGTTGATAACCCCTCCACCCATTAACCTTGTGAAGGACGGAGAAATCATTTACAAAGGATTAAAAAAGGCAAGAATCTCCATTGATGTATTATTAGAAGAACTTCGGGAGGAAAAAGTAGAAGATGTGAAGAAAGTTGCTTTAGCAATTTGGGAGGCGGACGGAAAAATTTCTGTATTTCTGGACCCAAAATATAATCCAATTACACCTGCAAACTATCAGCTAGTAACAGAGCCCTTCGATTTGCCAAAGCTAATCATAAAAGATGGAAAACTTGAATCAAAGGAATTAAAGAAAATTAATAAGGACGAGGAATGGGTAGTTTCTAACTTAAAAATACAATATCAGACGGAAATTAAATACGTTCTGCTTGGTACTATTGATAATAAAGAAAACTTGAAGGTATTTTTATATAAGTGAATGTTAATCTGTGTTTTTTACACTAGAGCTTGTTAATTTTTACTGGAAGCTAAATAATCTTTACTATAGAAACGACTGTTCAAAGTGGCAGTCGTTTTTTTGTATTTTAATAAGTATCCGAAAATTAATTGTAGTTCTTTATTCTTAAGTATTTTTATCAATTCATAAATCAAATGAATGATTAAAATAAAATATCAAGAATATTTTAAAAATTCGAAAGGAATTATCGAAATTAGGTCGAATCTATATCCCTTGAAACAAAATTATAGAATGAGAGGGATGGGTTTGTTGAAAAATCTTTTTAAGTATGCAGTCGTTTTTGCAGTTATATTCGCTTTATTTGTTCAAGGAACGGTTCAAAATAAAGCATCTGCTGATATGGTGGCTGAACCGACGATTCGAATTGGGGTTGTACCAGGTGTAGAGTCATTGACTGTTGGAGCAGAGGGTGCATTTGATGTAGTAGATAAAGCTACTGGTGTAGTTTTGTTTTCAGGTCTAGATGAAGAAGTTTTTGTTGAGCTAGGGTCCACTTCTACCGTGCAAACCAATTATCGTTTGCAAGTTTCCTATACTACGAGTGAAGCATATGTGACTGATTGGGTAGCTCGCGCAGAAGCAGAGGGTTATCCAACATATGTGGAAGATTACAACGATGGGTACCGCCTGTACATTGGCGAATTTGCAGCTGATGCTTCCTTCACCGTACGAACTGCTTTTAAAAACGAAGTAGTTTCTAAAGGTCTTGCAGCGAGTGATTCTTTTTGGAAAATCATTACGATTGCAGATGGTGAAAACGAATTAAAGGTCATTCACAATGGGGAAGAAAAAATAACTACTAATGCGCTGCAAATAATTGCCCCATCAAAAAAAGTAACGATCAATGGGACAACTTATCGTGGACTTGCGGAAGTTGGATTTAATAGCAGTGGAACATTAGCAGGTATCAATGAATTATTAACGGAAGAATATCTATACGGAGTAGTACCACGCGAATTGCCACCTGTGCCATATGCTGAACTTGAAGCGCAAAAAGCTCAGGCAATTGCAGCCCGCACATATGCACTATCGAATCTAGGTAAACGCAGTGCAGACGGCTATGATTTGTTGCCGACAACCTCTGACCAAGTATATGGTGGATTCGAAGCTGAACATCAGGTTTCGAATGATGCAGTAGACGAAACAAGTGGAATAGTTGCAACCTATGAAGGTAAACTGATCACTGCAGTATTCCATTCTACAAGTGGTGGCTTTACTGCAAACAACGAAGATGTCTGGACATCGGGAGCGACACCTTATCTACGTGCTACCCATGTGGCACAAAAAGGGAATTCACTAAAATACGTTCCTGCATTGGATATATATAAATTGGAGGAAGACGGATCTGAATCACTAAGAAAAGTGAAAAAGGGAGATTTTGAAGCGGATTGGTCAAAATATTACCGATGGAATTTTGAATGGACCTCCGAGGAAATCAGTCAGGTTCTTAGTACGTACTACAATACAGAAGTCGGAAAAGTTCTTGAAATTAATGTAACGGAGCGTTCTAGCTCTGGTCGAGCAGCTGAAATTGAGTTTGTAACAGAAAATGGAACATTCTATGAATATAAAGACCGCATACGCTGGGCTCTTCAGTATATCAATGCAAATGGTAGCCCTGCTGTTTTGTTAAGTACATTATTTATTATTGAACCTGTAAAAGATAATGTAACAGGTGAAGTCACTGGCTTCAAGACAAATGGTGGTGGTTGGGGACATGGTGTCGGAATGTCTCAAGTCGGAGCAGTTGGTATGGCTGAAGCAGGCTATACGTATGACGTAATACTGAAGCATTTCTACAAAGGAATTGATTTGGAAACAAAATATTAATAAAGAAAAGGCTTCTGCAGATATGTAGAAGCCTTCTTTTTTAGTCTCTGTTATATCTTTTAGTTTAGCATGTAGAAATCCTTCAAATTTAAAATCTTTGTTATACCACGGAAAAATTCAAACCATAATTAGTATTTTTCCAAACTAAGCTGTCCCTTTTGTATATGAACTATTTATGCATATTTGTCGTGTTTAAAAGCAAATGATCAATCCTAATTAATGGTTAAGTACTACACGCTTTATTGATTGAAGTGAAAGGCGGCGACTCCAGCGGGAACAGCAGTCAAGCTGAGACCCCACAGACTTGCAATAGCAAGTCGAGGAGGCTTAGCGACTGCCCGCGGAAAGCGTCCGACTGTAACGGAAATCAACAGTATTTTATAACAAAGATTTTTTTAAAAATATGCTGCTATTTCTTGGAACACTGTCATTAGACTTCGTTCAAATACTCACAACTTAAAATAAATTAACGAAAATAAAAAGAAAAGTTGAAAAAATATTTCAAAAATTTATAATGTACATATATTAGTTAAAAAAAGGTGGGAGTAGGGGTGTATGTATTAGGGATTGATGGTGGAGGAACGAAAACAACAGCCATGGTTGCAGATATAAATGGAACCGTTTACATGAAAGCGATAACCAGGGGCAGTAATCTAAATACGATGACACCAAAAGAGTTCGAGATTGTGATGAGTGGTTTGCTGTTGCAGCTTAACGTACAAAATGACGAAATATACAATCAAATATCCATCTGCTTTGCTGGGATGGCGGGAGTTGGTGAAAGCGGAAGGGATGCTGAAGTTGCTGACTTGTTAAGGAAATATTTGCCGAAGGACATCCATATTATTATCAAAAATGACGCACTAAACGCTCTATATGCTGGGACATTAGGAGAGGTGGGGATAGTACAAATTGCCGGAACAGGATCGATTACATTTGGAGTAAATGATGAAACGAAAATGGTGCGCTCAGGTGGATGGGGTTATTTGTTTGATGATGAGGGCAGTGGTTTTCATTTGGGCAATGAAGCGCTTCGTGCTGTCTTTAAAGAATTTGACCAGCGTGGACCATCGACCTCATTGACAACTTCTTTTTTGGAATACTTTGAAGTGAATTTGGTCCCGGACATCATTGGAAAAGTCTATGGATTGGAGCATCCACGTTCAATCATTGCTCCGCTTTCCCAGCTAGTGGTAGATGCTGCAATTGCTAATGATGAAATTGCGAAAAGTATTATTGCTAAAGCGTGTTCAGAAATGATGTCTTCTATACATTCGTGTCACGATCAGCTATTTGAAAAGAATCATGCCACAAACATTGTGTTGTCTGGTGGTGTATTTACAAACGCCGACTTTTTTATAGATCATTTTCAACAATTGGCAAAAGAGAAGCTTCCTAATATTAGATTTAAACGAGCACTCGTATCCCCTGTTGGTGGGGCAGTTATTGCTGCTCTACTATCACAACAAGTCCCGATTAATGATCGAATTGTGAAGCATTTGAACGAAGAAATCTCAAGTTAAGAACTGAGTTCGTTATGCTTTAGTAAAGTCATTTCTATCAAAAAGGAGTGAGAGAATGAAAGATAAAGTGCGTGCGTTTTTACAACAGGAAATCGACAAACAGGTTACCCCAGGAGCGGTCATCCGGATTAAACATAAGGGGAAAGTCATTTTAGAAGAAGCTATCGGGACCAATAGTTTGGAAGATGACCGCGTAACAATGACCAATAGGCATGTGTTCGATATGGCGTCTTTAACAAAAGTGATGGTCACACTTCCTGTCATGCTGCAGCTCCTTGAATATGGAGATATTTACCTAAATGATAAAGTCACTAGATTTCTACCGGGCTTCGGCAAGAATGGGAAAGAAAGCATAACACTACGGCAGTTGCTGACGCATTCATCTGGACTAATTGCACACCGTCCTTATTTTGAACGGAAACTAACGACACCAGAAGTTCTCGCTGAAATTTTGGAGGAGCAACTTTCCTATGTATCTGACACGCAGGTCGTATATAGCGATCTTGGTTATATTTTGCTGATGGCGGTTATTGAAAAAGTGACTGGACAGCCACTCGAGAAATACTCCAAGCAGCATTTATTTCACCCACTCGGCATGATGAGCACAGGGTACCTGCCAAAATACGAGCGTACTCAGTATGCGCCGACTGAGTTTCTTGAACATCTAGGAAATCATAAATACGGGATTGTCCATGATGATAATACAGAATTTATGGGAGGCATTAGCGGTCATGCTGGATTGTTCTCTACGATGGAGGATGTCTCCAACTTTACAAACATGTTGGAAAATGATGGGATCTATGAGGGCAAGCAAATATTGCATCCAGAGTGGCTGAGGAAATCACGAGAAAACTTCACGCCGTTTTCAGATGAGAGCAGGGGTCTAGGCTGGCAACTAAAAGGACGGGGACTCAGTCCGGCGGGAGACTTGTTGTCACCCACCACCTATGGCCATACAGGCTATACCGGCACAAGCATATATATCGATCCAAGAAGAGAATTGACAGTTACATTATTAACTAATCGTGTGTACTTCGGTCGCCATGACCCAATCATTCGATTACGACCACGTCTACATAATCTCATTGTTACAAATTTAACGAATTAGGAGTGTTGGTATGCATTTAATGATCGTTGGGGCGCATTGCGGAGATGGAGAGATTCAGGCTGGTGCAATTGCACACAAATATGCACAAGCGGGTTATAAAGTCACGTTTCTTCATTTAACGGCGGGAGAAAAAGGAGCACCTGCCCACTTGGATGTCGAGACCTATCGCATGCAAAAGATAGAGGAAGCAAAAAAGGCAGCAGCCATCTTAGGAGGCACGAGCATTACGTTAAATCATCGGGATGCAGAGCTGACTTTCAATGAAGAGCTAGTAAAAGAAGTTGCAACTATTTTCCGAAAAGAAAAACCAGATTTCGTCATAACACATTGGGTGAATAGTATGCATCCGGATCATGCTCTATGTCAGAAAATTGTACAGGATGCATGGTTGAAGGCTTCCTTGCCCGGTTTTGATTTAGGGGGGCTGCCACCACATGGACTCCGACGCGTATTCCATAGTGAGAACTGGGAGGATATGGAAGGATATGAACCTGATATCTATGTGGATGTCACGGATTCATTTGATGCATATTTGGAAGCTTTATCTTGTTACTGGTTCATCATGAACTCTACTAGTTTCAGATACTATGACTATTACAAAGCACTTGGTACAACACGTGGATGTTTGGGTAGAACAAAATATGCCCAAACCTTACAAAATTCAAAAGGGCTGCATGTTCGCCGCGAAGGGCATATCCCAGGATTCCCTATTATGAAGGAGGTATAAAATGAGCTTGCATAAAAAAGTGGGCCGATTAATGATAGCTGGTTTTAAGGGTATTACAATGTCGGACGAGATAAAACACTTAATTCACGAATATCATATTGGTGGTGTCATACTATTTGGGCGAAACATTGGCACGCCACAGGAAATATTAGACCTGACCAAAAGCTTGCAAAAAGAAGCGAAGGCTGCCGGATATACTTCTCCATTATTAATTTGTATTGACCAAGAAAATGGAGTGGTCCGCAGACTTGGTGAAGGTACAACCATCATCCCAGGAGCCATGCTACTCGGGGCAACTCATAAGCCAAACCATGCGCGAAATGCTGGTTTTATGACCGGAAAAGAATTGAAAGCACTTGGCATCAACTGGAACTTGGCGCCAGTTGTTGATGTAAATAATAACCCGGAGAATCCAGTCATTGGCGTGCGTTCATTCGGTGAAAATGTGCAGGAAGTGACGACGATGGCGAAGAATTCCATGCTTGGGATGCAGGAAGCGGGAATTATGACGACTCTGAAACATTTTCCAGGTCATGGAGATACAAGTGTGGACTCCCATTTGGATCTACCCGTGATTGGACATGATTTGAAGAGGCTGCATGAGATTGAACTGGTGCCATTCAAGGACTGTATCGCAGCTGGAGCAGATGCCATTATGAGTGCTCATGTGTATTTCCCAGCGCTTGAAAAAGAGTCAAACACCCCTGCAACGTTATCTCGCTCGGTAATTTCGGGACTTCTTCGGAAAGAACTAGGTTTTGAAGGTGTCATCACTACGGATTGTATGGAAATGGATGCTATTGCAAAAGGTATTGGAACTGTCAATGGATGCGTCAAGGCGGTTGAAGCGGGTGTTGACTTAGTGATGGTATCTCATATCCATTCCTTGCAGGAAGAATCTATCTTAAAAATGGTGGAGGCAGTCCGAAATAATACGATAACAGAGCAACAAATCGATCAATCAATTAATCGAATTGAACGAATGATTTCCAACTACACATCCTGGGATGAGATTGAGAAAATACAAGAGGTTGCTAGCTTCGTGGGTTCACAGATACATCATGACCAAATGAAAACCATTTATAAGGATGGAATCACATTGGTTAGTAGGGAAGGTAAGTCGATTCAAGCGAATGACCGAGTTCTATTGATCTACCCGACAAACGTTTACGCAACTATGGTCGAGGATAAACGCTATGCAACACTAGAAATGGCCGAAAAACTAAAGAAAGTTCACTCACAAGTGGATGAAATTGAAGTGGATCCAACCCGTTATGAAGAAGTGTTGGAAAATGCTATTGACAAAGTGAATAACTACGACCATATCGTGGTGCTGACACTTAATGCAGTGCAGCATGGAAACCAGCAGAAGCTCGTTCATCAAATAATCGCTTCCGGGAAGCCAGTGGATGTGGTAGCGATTCGTTCGCCTTACGATGCCTCTTACTTTCCACAGGCGAATCGTATGATTTGTGCATTTGAGTTCACGCAAACGGCATTTGAAATAGTGGCAGAGTATCTCGTAGGAAGAACAGAAATTAATGGGAAATTGCCCGTTACATTATTCTAAATGATATTTTTTTTTAGAATATTAAAAAAGTATTGATATTTAATTTCGGAACAACTAAAATATGTGTAAGCGCTTTTATCGAAAGGAAGGATGCTCGTGAAGCCCATGCGTGTTTGTGGATTAATGTCAGGTACATCCCTTGATGGACTTGATATCGCCATTGCTGATTTCTCGTTTGTTTCTGACAAGCTAACGTATGAACTGAAGCATTTCGTGACAATGGACTACCCAGAAGAATTGACAGCTCAGCTATTCAAGCTGATGGATCCACTAGCTCCACTGAATCATGTATCTTCGATGAATATGTATTTAGGAGAACTGTATGCAAAGCTTATCAAAGATTCTTTAGTAGATTCAGAGATTGAATATGCGTCGATAGATTTGATCAGCTCGCATGGACAAACGATTTGGCACGAGCCAATCGCTGCAAGCAAGCGAGAATTTGCAAGGGCCAATACCATGCAAATTGGCGATATTTCAGCCTTGGCTGAATATGCGGGTAAGCCGGTCATTGGTGATTTCCGAACACGAGATATGGCAGCTGGAGGGCAAGGAGCTCCGCTCGTACCATTTGCAGACCAGCTTCTTTTTCAATCGAGTACAAATGGGCGAGTGCTCGTTAATATTGGAGGAATTGCCAATATTACAGTGTTAGCACCCACTCCAAATGGCAAAGAAGTACTTGCATATGATACCGGACCGGGAAACATGATAATCGATTCCTTTGTATCCAAGTTTACCGGTGGTAAGCAGAGCTACGATTCTAACGGAGAACTAGCTAAATCAGGTAATATCCATTTGGAATGGTTGAACCAACTTATGGAGAATGATTACTTTTCATTACCTGCACCAAAAAGTACAGGAAGAGAGTTGTTTGGTGCTGCATATGCTGAAAAGCTATGGAACCAAGGAGATGAATATGGTTGCTCAGCAGAAGATAAAATTGCTACGGTCACTATGTTAACCGCTAAATCATTAGGTCTTGAGATTGAGCAATACATTAAGTCTCATGATTTGAAGGAAGTAATCATCAGCGGTGGAGGTGTCCATAACAAGACGCTCTTATCCTATTTAACTGACATGCTTCCAGATCAGGTCAAAGTGAAAGCACTAGATGAAATTGGTTTCAACAGTGATGCGAAAGAGGCTTTTGTATTTGCATTACTTGGTTATTTAGGGTTTCAAAAAGTTCCAAATAATTTACCCTCCACAACAGGAGCAAAAAGACAAACAATTTTGGGGAAAATTGCTTGGTAAAATCGACGATTGGGGGAAATGGAAAATGAAGAAAGTGTTTAAAAAGTCAGCACTTGCACTTGCAACTCTAGGGTTGGCAGCATCAGTTTTGGCAGCATGTAATGGTGATTCTGAAGAGGTCGGCAATGCGGAAGAGTTCAAGGGGAAAATCACGATTTGGGATGGTCCAAGATGGCCAGACAAAGACGACAATAAATTCCACTGGCTAGAAGCGAAGATCAAGGAATACGAAGAGGCTAATGAAGGTGTTGAAGTGGACCTTGTTCAAGTTCCTTGGGCAGAAATGGGCGACAAACTAGGGGTAGCGATTGCTGGTAAATCATGGCCGGATATTGCTCCAGTTGATATTAGTGGTAGTGCAGTTAGTATAGATCATATCGAACAAGGGGTAGTGGAACCATTAGATGCGTTCTTGGATAAGGATGAAAAAGCAGATTTTTATGAAAATGCTTTGGATGCTTACACATATGATGATAAGTTATACGGAATTCCAAATAGTATCACGTTGCACTCGATGTTATTGAACTTAGACTTATTTGAAGAAGCAGGTGTGACACCTCCTGAAAATGGGAAGTGGACATATGATGAATTTTTAGAAGCTGCAAAAAAATTGACGTTTGACCGAGATGGTGACGGAAAGA carries:
- a CDS encoding Crp/Fnr family transcriptional regulator → MKSILFKYMSKFTSLTKEQQQTIAEEIKIEEFKKGTILLRQGDVPTKCYFVLKGCIRQYSIDEKGKEVTSNFYTEEQAIAVFNNHKLDKSSEYTFVCLEDSVLVVGDLAIEQDMYTKYTQLEIMTRKMIEENFGKVQEEFATFISSTPEERFKTLLMKRPQLVDRVPQHQLASYLGITPESLSRIKKRLKIDNT
- a CDS encoding DUF421 domain-containing protein, which gives rise to MDFFQSQETLTTIEWILRAVVAFFFLVVVAKVMGQRAISQLRLLDFVIALVIGNIIAHPLSDERLGLKGSVVTTIVLVSLYLCGIFLILKWPWFRKLITPPPINLVKDGEIIYKGLKKARISIDVLLEELREEKVEDVKKVALAIWEADGKISVFLDPKYNPITPANYQLVTEPFDLPKLIIKDGKLESKELKKINKDEEWVVSNLKIQYQTEIKYVLLGTIDNKENLKVFLYK
- a CDS encoding SpoIID/LytB domain-containing protein, whose product is MLKNLFKYAVVFAVIFALFVQGTVQNKASADMVAEPTIRIGVVPGVESLTVGAEGAFDVVDKATGVVLFSGLDEEVFVELGSTSTVQTNYRLQVSYTTSEAYVTDWVARAEAEGYPTYVEDYNDGYRLYIGEFAADASFTVRTAFKNEVVSKGLAASDSFWKIITIADGENELKVIHNGEEKITTNALQIIAPSKKVTINGTTYRGLAEVGFNSSGTLAGINELLTEEYLYGVVPRELPPVPYAELEAQKAQAIAARTYALSNLGKRSADGYDLLPTTSDQVYGGFEAEHQVSNDAVDETSGIVATYEGKLITAVFHSTSGGFTANNEDVWTSGATPYLRATHVAQKGNSLKYVPALDIYKLEEDGSESLRKVKKGDFEADWSKYYRWNFEWTSEEISQVLSTYYNTEVGKVLEINVTERSSSGRAAEIEFVTENGTFYEYKDRIRWALQYINANGSPAVLLSTLFIIEPVKDNVTGEVTGFKTNGGGWGHGVGMSQVGAVGMAEAGYTYDVILKHFYKGIDLETKY
- a CDS encoding serine hydrolase domain-containing protein; its protein translation is MKDKVRAFLQQEIDKQVTPGAVIRIKHKGKVILEEAIGTNSLEDDRVTMTNRHVFDMASLTKVMVTLPVMLQLLEYGDIYLNDKVTRFLPGFGKNGKESITLRQLLTHSSGLIAHRPYFERKLTTPEVLAEILEEQLSYVSDTQVVYSDLGYILLMAVIEKVTGQPLEKYSKQHLFHPLGMMSTGYLPKYERTQYAPTEFLEHLGNHKYGIVHDDNTEFMGGISGHAGLFSTMEDVSNFTNMLENDGIYEGKQILHPEWLRKSRENFTPFSDESRGLGWQLKGRGLSPAGDLLSPTTYGHTGYTGTSIYIDPRRELTVTLLTNRVYFGRHDPIIRLRPRLHNLIVTNLTN
- a CDS encoding BadF/BadG/BcrA/BcrD ATPase family protein: MYVLGIDGGGTKTTAMVADINGTVYMKAITRGSNLNTMTPKEFEIVMSGLLLQLNVQNDEIYNQISICFAGMAGVGESGRDAEVADLLRKYLPKDIHIIIKNDALNALYAGTLGEVGIVQIAGTGSITFGVNDETKMVRSGGWGYLFDDEGSGFHLGNEALRAVFKEFDQRGPSTSLTTSFLEYFEVNLVPDIIGKVYGLEHPRSIIAPLSQLVVDAAIANDEIAKSIIAKACSEMMSSIHSCHDQLFEKNHATNIVLSGGVFTNADFFIDHFQQLAKEKLPNIRFKRALVSPVGGAVIAALLSQQVPINDRIVKHLNEEISS
- a CDS encoding PIG-L deacetylase family protein, which gives rise to MHLMIVGAHCGDGEIQAGAIAHKYAQAGYKVTFLHLTAGEKGAPAHLDVETYRMQKIEEAKKAAAILGGTSITLNHRDAELTFNEELVKEVATIFRKEKPDFVITHWVNSMHPDHALCQKIVQDAWLKASLPGFDLGGLPPHGLRRVFHSENWEDMEGYEPDIYVDVTDSFDAYLEALSCYWFIMNSTSFRYYDYYKALGTTRGCLGRTKYAQTLQNSKGLHVRREGHIPGFPIMKEV
- the nagZ gene encoding beta-N-acetylhexosaminidase, which codes for MSLHKKVGRLMIAGFKGITMSDEIKHLIHEYHIGGVILFGRNIGTPQEILDLTKSLQKEAKAAGYTSPLLICIDQENGVVRRLGEGTTIIPGAMLLGATHKPNHARNAGFMTGKELKALGINWNLAPVVDVNNNPENPVIGVRSFGENVQEVTTMAKNSMLGMQEAGIMTTLKHFPGHGDTSVDSHLDLPVIGHDLKRLHEIELVPFKDCIAAGADAIMSAHVYFPALEKESNTPATLSRSVISGLLRKELGFEGVITTDCMEMDAIAKGIGTVNGCVKAVEAGVDLVMVSHIHSLQEESILKMVEAVRNNTITEQQIDQSINRIERMISNYTSWDEIEKIQEVASFVGSQIHHDQMKTIYKDGITLVSREGKSIQANDRVLLIYPTNVYATMVEDKRYATLEMAEKLKKVHSQVDEIEVDPTRYEEVLENAIDKVNNYDHIVVLTLNAVQHGNQQKLVHQIIASGKPVDVVAIRSPYDASYFPQANRMICAFEFTQTAFEIVAEYLVGRTEINGKLPVTLF
- a CDS encoding DUF4386 domain-containing protein — protein: MFIISLQKNVTNLRKAAITSGISLIIMAIAAGFSYGYIHGSLVVPGDISTTYHNIASSIMLFKAEIIGWVVVLLLDVIVAWSFYIFLKPVNQELAMLASWLRLTYAAILGIAILNLVFVLLVSNNASVTDHLQANVTLYLEAFEMIWSIGLIVFGVHLLVVGWIGFQSNSIPKIISILLVLGAIGYIGIHLSKTLLIEQNITTTLELVFYIPMIAGELGFGLWLLFKGGKVTINP
- a CDS encoding anhydro-N-acetylmuramic acid kinase; its protein translation is MRVCGLMSGTSLDGLDIAIADFSFVSDKLTYELKHFVTMDYPEELTAQLFKLMDPLAPLNHVSSMNMYLGELYAKLIKDSLVDSEIEYASIDLISSHGQTIWHEPIAASKREFARANTMQIGDISALAEYAGKPVIGDFRTRDMAAGGQGAPLVPFADQLLFQSSTNGRVLVNIGGIANITVLAPTPNGKEVLAYDTGPGNMIIDSFVSKFTGGKQSYDSNGELAKSGNIHLEWLNQLMENDYFSLPAPKSTGRELFGAAYAEKLWNQGDEYGCSAEDKIATVTMLTAKSLGLEIEQYIKSHDLKEVIISGGGVHNKTLLSYLTDMLPDQVKVKALDEIGFNSDAKEAFVFALLGYLGFQKVPNNLPSTTGAKRQTILGKIAW